GTAGTTTGTGACGCCGCCAGTGTAACCATTTGTTTTTGATTCAATCGTTTGATATAAAACACCAGCGCCAAATTGCCCCATTTCATAATGGGCACCAACAGACATATTGGTTCCATCATCACCTGAACCGGTATCACCAATCATCTGCATAGCGGCTGAAAGATATAAGCCACTCGCTTTAAAGGTAGCACTGACGTCCATGGTTGAGTTCATTTCAGTACCATTTGGTGCATAAGTTGCATAAACTTTTACTGCATCAAATTTGTTTTGATAATGCCAGCCGGTTGCACGTGACCATTGAGCCGGTTTAGCAAACGCGTCATCGGCTAACGTGTCGGTAAAGGCACGGAAGGGTTTGATAGACTGTTTGGTCGCTGTGTCGGAGTTACCCGCACGGATTTGGCCAAACGAACCTTTAATACCCGCCCAAACTTCTTCGTTAAAGTTAAAGTTGTCATCTTTCGCCGCGGCGCCGTGGTTAACGATATTTTTTACGTTACCTTGAATGCGGTAGATGCCTTTCATGCCATTGCCTAAATCTTGGGTGCCTTTGATACCGATACGTGTGCCGTTATATGAATTGATCCCCTGGCCATCTTGAATACCAGTTTCGTATTTTAGTTCACCAAATACTTGCGGGCCATCTGCTGCCATAGCAGGGGCGGAAACGATAGAGGCAACGGCTAATGCAATTAAATTCTTCTTCATGTTGGTATCTCTCCTAATTATTTGTTGTTTTGGCTTGGTCAGTTAAGGTCAATTTGTTGTTCATTTTGAGCGACCTTGTGAGTGATCATTTCGATTCGCTCTCGACTAAACCTTACTTTTTGTAAGAAAATAGTGTGCCAAAGATTAAGCCATTGATATTGAAGAGATATTAGTTAAATATGTTGTTTTTTGTTATGGTAGATTGCATCAGGTGTTGCAAAATGCAATGGGTTGTTGAGGGTTAATAACGAGCTTTTTTAGGTGTTTTAAATAAAAAGGGTCGCGAAACTGCGACCAAGTTAAAGATTCTCGGAGGAAGTAACCCAGCACGTATGGCTGGGTTATTTTGAAGCTTGTCCTGAGTTTCATATTGCGACAGGACTTTATTCGCTATTAATGCGGTGTATCAGTTGGTTTGCGCGCTTAAAAGCTCAGTGAGCCGGGCTATAAATTCGATAAAATTAAACGCACAAAGCTCAAACCCCTCCCAAAATCCTCGATCTTTGATCGAAGTTTTGGGAGGCGGGTTGAGATTACAAACCTTTACTTAGCATTAACAGGCGAATTGGGGTCAAGCATATACGCCATAATATCGGCGATTTGCTTATCATCTAAAACACCGTGGTAACCAAATCTGGGCATATTAGAGCAAGCTTTGGTGGCTTGGGCGTTAAAGATTTTTTGATAGGTGTATTTGAGCATCGCGTCGGATGTACCGCGAATACCGTAATTGGCGAGTGATGGCCCTAAGTTACCTGCGGCCGCTTGGCTTGGGGCCATGGCGTGACAGGCGTAGCAGTTACCCCCGTTAGGTTTTTTCTTCGGGTTATCGGCTTTAATGTTACCAATGCGAAGACCATAACCGCTGTTGGCGAGCTTTTCGCCTGCTTTCCAGTCACCTAATGTTATGCCACCTTCCGGGTAGGACGTCACTGCTTTATTCATTTCGACAATGTGTTTGGCTATGTCGGCGGGCGGTTGGTCTTTGTAAATGCTGCATAAATACTGGGTTTTATCTTGCACAAAGCGTTTGCGATCTTTCGGGTCGGCTTGGGTCCAGCTGTTATCAATAAGAGCTTGAGCATGATTGACTTGTTTGTCGCTAAAAGCGGCGTCGCTTTGTGGTTTGTCGCCCATTGCAAATGCGCTGGTGGCAAACAAGCCCATCACAAGAGTTGAGAGAATTGTTTTTTTCATGTTGAACTCCTAATTAGCGCTTAATGGATGGCACTTGAATGATCGAACCGTTGGCTTCTTTTGTCATGAAAGTAATGAGTGCGTTAGCCGCATCAGATGCATAGTCGATGTCAGGTAGACGCATTTGCCAGTGACAATCCCACATACGATGTTGCATGGTGCGTACAGTGCTGTGTGAAACGCGGTAAGTTGGCCAACTAGCGATGATTTGACCATCGTCTTTGTTGTAGGCGTTATAGAGTGTTTGTAGACGAATACGTTTGCCATCTTGTGCGTGGCAGGTGGCGCACGAAAAGTCCATTTTGCTTGAACGACGCCAAAACAGCGTTTCGCCGGCATCATAGGCGACTTGTTCTTTTGGGTGGTCTAGTTTGATGTTAAAAGGCAGTCCATTCGATTGGGCGGCGACATAGGCCACAATTTTTTCCATGTCTGAATCAATGTATTTTTTGGGGTTTGAGAACGCGGCTTTATCAATCTCTGAAGCGTCTTTGCCTTGTAGTGTGATCATGCAATGTTTTATACGACTTTCTAAATCCATTACTTGATCGGTGTCTTTAAAGTAGCGCGGTAGTTCGGCGTACGCCCCTTTTAATACACCTGGACCTTTGCCTAGATCACATTTTTCTAAGCCGGTGTTTTTAGGGCCGGTTTTTTGTTTCCAGATCAGTTCACCGTCCTCTACCCAAAGAATGCCTGGGCTGTCGCCGAGCATCGCGCGATAGTCGTCAACACTCGATTCTTTAGCTTGTGCGCTGATGGCGCAGCCAGCAATCGCGGCGGCTAACGCAAGCTGAATTGGTTTTTTCATACGTTTATCCTTTTTCATAAAATTATGAAAGAAAAAGGGAGTCCCTTTTTAGTCCTTCTGAGATAAAGGAAGAACTAGGCCAGAATTGCGCATTTTTAAGTGGTTGAAATATAAGGATTTGATAAGTTTTTGGCTAAGCCAAACTATTGCAAAACGCCACAGCACAGGCATTTTGCTGGAGGCTTAATGTTCGATGGCGTAGAGAATTTTTTCGACTTCTGTAAAATCTTGGTTGTCGACTTCAAAAAACGACAATCCGGTGTGTTTGATGTCTGATTGAAAAAATAACAGGCTTTCACGTAGCGATTGGATCAGTTCAGGCTTTAAATTTTTCCTCGCGACTATCACGGTTGGTGCTAAAAGTTCAGATGTGGCCACAACTCGAATTGGGTAACCTAATTCAATAAAACGCTGTGCCAGTCCTTCAGTAGTAGCGGCCGCATCAAAGTCTTGGTGTACCACGGACATAATCGCGCGCTCGTGACGACCTAAAAAACTGTAAAACTGTAAATCGCGCAGGTAGATATGGTTGAGTCTTAAAAGTTGGCGAACCACATAGTGACCAGAGTAGGAGTGGTAGGATCCGAAGGCAAAGCTGCGTCCATTTAATTGTTTTATGTGGTTGATGTCGCTGTGTTTATGCACAATTAATGCAGCACGATAAGGTGCTTCGGCGGCGATGAGTATTGGATGGCTTTCGGGGAAGTTATCCCTGGTTTTGACATAAGACGAGGGGCCCATATAAGCTAAATCAACTTCGCCATTTGCCAGTCGTTTGACCTGATCTTCATAACTGGTGGTGATATAAAGTTGCACCGGTTGGTTAAGTTGTTCGGTTAAATGGGTGACTAAGGGGTGAAACCTTTGTTGGATATTGGAAGGCATTTCATAAGGTGGAACGGCCAGCACCAGGCCTGGTGGTTGTGATTTCGGTTTTTTAGCTGTTTGGTGTGTTTCGTCCTTGCAGCCGACAAGTATTAGAGCTAGAGCGATTATTAAAGAAGCGCGCATCATAAAAGATGATTTGTGGATGGTTTGGCCGAGCATCATAAAACGGTCACAAAAGTTATTAGAGGTTGGTTTATAATTCTATCACATTTGATAAATCAGATATTTGGAGTTTGTTATGGCGGTTCGAGTAGGCATTAATGGTTTTGGGCGCATGGGACGGCTTGCGTTGCGCGAAGCTTGGGCTTGGCCGGATGTTGAGATTGTACACATTAACGAGATCGCCACCGATGCTTATGGCTCGGCGCACTTAATTAATTTCGATTCGGCGCACGGGCGTTGGTGGAATGAAGCGGTTGAGGAAAATGGTGATATTGTGATTGAAGGCCAGCGAGTTAGCTACACGTCGAATAAAGAGGTGGCCGATACCGATTGGCAAAGTCTGAACTTGGATGTGGTAATTGAAGCCACCGGTAAGTTCCGCACCAAAGAATCGCTACAAGCTTATTTAGACCAAGGCGTTAAACAAGTGATTGTGGCTGCTCCGATGAAAGAAGGCATTAAAAATATTGTGATGGGAATTAATGATCATATTTTTGAAGCTGGCAAAGACCCGATTATTACCGCGGCATCTTGCACCACCAACTGTATTGCGCCAGTGATTAAAGTGATGCACGAGC
The Thiomicrospira pelophila DSM 1534 genome window above contains:
- a CDS encoding porin — translated: MKKNLIALAVASIVSAPAMAADGPQVFGELKYETGIQDGQGINSYNGTRIGIKGTQDLGNGMKGIYRIQGNVKNIVNHGAAAKDDNFNFNEEVWAGIKGSFGQIRAGNSDTATKQSIKPFRAFTDTLADDAFAKPAQWSRATGWHYQNKFDAVKVYATYAPNGTEMNSTMDVSATFKASGLYLSAAMQMIGDTGSGDDGTNMSVGAHYEMGQFGAGVLYQTIESKTNGYTGGVTNYADARTQITIPVNFKMTEKLNLRASIVTTDDGNSNTTTDYAFGPEYYFAKNTNFFATYWAGDQTEADLDGDGKTADNSIGFGISHKF
- the soxX gene encoding sulfur oxidation c-type cytochrome SoxX, which produces MKKTILSTLVMGLFATSAFAMGDKPQSDAAFSDKQVNHAQALIDNSWTQADPKDRKRFVQDKTQYLCSIYKDQPPADIAKHIVEMNKAVTSYPEGGITLGDWKAGEKLANSGYGLRIGNIKADNPKKKPNGGNCYACHAMAPSQAAAGNLGPSLANYGIRGTSDAMLKYTYQKIFNAQATKACSNMPRFGYHGVLDDKQIADIMAYMLDPNSPVNAK
- the soxA gene encoding sulfur oxidation c-type cytochrome SoxA, which translates into the protein MKKPIQLALAAAIAGCAISAQAKESSVDDYRAMLGDSPGILWVEDGELIWKQKTGPKNTGLEKCDLGKGPGVLKGAYAELPRYFKDTDQVMDLESRIKHCMITLQGKDASEIDKAAFSNPKKYIDSDMEKIVAYVAAQSNGLPFNIKLDHPKEQVAYDAGETLFWRRSSKMDFSCATCHAQDGKRIRLQTLYNAYNKDDGQIIASWPTYRVSHSTVRTMQHRMWDCHWQMRLPDIDYASDAANALITFMTKEANGSIIQVPSIKR
- the phnD gene encoding phosphate/phosphite/phosphonate ABC transporter substrate-binding protein yields the protein MMLGQTIHKSSFMMRASLIIALALILVGCKDETHQTAKKPKSQPPGLVLAVPPYEMPSNIQQRFHPLVTHLTEQLNQPVQLYITTSYEDQVKRLANGEVDLAYMGPSSYVKTRDNFPESHPILIAAEAPYRAALIVHKHSDINHIKQLNGRSFAFGSYHSYSGHYVVRQLLRLNHIYLRDLQFYSFLGRHERAIMSVVHQDFDAAATTEGLAQRFIELGYPIRVVATSELLAPTVIVARKNLKPELIQSLRESLLFFQSDIKHTGLSFFEVDNQDFTEVEKILYAIEH